One stretch of Dissulfurimicrobium hydrothermale DNA includes these proteins:
- a CDS encoding isoprenyl transferase produces MATNKDLTKLPGHVAIIMDGNGRWARLRGLPRVMGHKEGVKAVRSVVRQARELGISVLTLYAFSSENWGRPRDEVNALMDLLYNYLESELDELLGNKIALKAIGEIEKLPDRVRKYLEETIKKTSVNKEMILNLALSYGGRAEIVRAAKVLAERCLRGEICPEDIDEGSFAGCLYTAGLPDPDLIIRTSGEERLSNFLLYQAAYAEIYITPTLWPDFGRDDFMAALYEYQKRERRFGLTAEQIS; encoded by the coding sequence ATGGCCACCAATAAAGACCTGACAAAACTCCCAGGGCATGTGGCTATAATAATGGATGGAAACGGCAGATGGGCAAGGCTCAGAGGCCTTCCAAGGGTCATGGGACACAAAGAGGGGGTAAAGGCCGTTCGTTCCGTAGTTAGGCAGGCGCGAGAACTTGGGATATCGGTACTTACGCTGTATGCCTTTTCCAGCGAAAATTGGGGCAGGCCCAGAGACGAGGTAAATGCCCTTATGGACCTCTTATATAACTACCTTGAAAGTGAACTTGATGAACTCCTAGGGAACAAGATAGCTCTCAAGGCCATAGGCGAGATCGAAAAACTGCCTGATAGAGTAAGGAAATATCTTGAGGAAACCATTAAAAAGACCTCTGTAAATAAAGAAATGATTTTGAATCTCGCCCTTAGCTACGGCGGCAGAGCTGAGATCGTGAGGGCGGCCAAGGTGCTTGCGGAAAGATGTCTAAGGGGCGAGATATGTCCTGAAGACATAGACGAAGGAAGTTTTGCAGGCTGTCTCTATACGGCAGGGCTGCCGGATCCAGATCTTATAATAAGGACAAGCGGGGAAGAAAGGCTTAGCAATTTTCTCTTATATCAGGCCGCTTATGCTGAAATCTACATAACACCGACCCTGTGGCCTGACTTTGGCAGAGACGACTTTATGGCCGCCCTCTATGAATATCAGAAAAGAGAAAGAAGGTTCGGCCTTACCGCCGAGCAGATATCTTAA
- the rsmD gene encoding 16S rRNA (guanine(966)-N(2))-methyltransferase RsmD, translating into MRIIAGEARGRRLFVPKVRGLRPTTDLVREALFQILTNHIPVPWTETRVMDLFAGAGTLGLEALSRGAKEAVFIELSRKAIDGIYRNVEVCGFLSRATVIRADAGQGSAMVYGLIEREGPFDVIMADPPYMEGLSNQCLGWVVHSSALRIGGIMAVEEFKKVELPQGFGMDNGDKALKLVDVRAYGQSRIWFYKRG; encoded by the coding sequence ATGAGGATTATTGCCGGGGAGGCGAGGGGGCGCAGGCTCTTTGTGCCTAAGGTGCGCGGACTTAGGCCAACAACTGACTTAGTAAGAGAGGCGCTTTTCCAGATATTGACCAATCACATCCCTGTTCCGTGGACCGAGACCCGCGTTATGGACCTCTTTGCAGGTGCAGGCACATTGGGGCTTGAAGCCCTGTCAAGAGGGGCAAAGGAGGCGGTGTTTATAGAGCTTTCAAGGAAGGCAATCGACGGAATTTATAGAAATGTCGAGGTTTGCGGTTTCTTGTCCAGGGCTACTGTGATAAGGGCTGATGCCGGCCAGGGATCCGCCATGGTCTACGGATTGATCGAGAGAGAAGGACCGTTTGATGTCATTATGGCCGATCCACCTTATATGGAAGGGTTGTCAAACCAGTGTCTAGGATGGGTGGTTCATTCGAGTGCATTGCGCATAGGCGGTATTATGGCGGTAGAGGAGTTTAAAAAGGTTGAGCTTCCACAGGGATTCGGTATGGATAACGGCGACAAGGCATTGAAACTCGTCGATGTCCGCGCCTATGGACAGTCTAGGATATGGTTTTATAAGAGAGGTTGA
- the rseP gene encoding RIP metalloprotease RseP: protein MTTVWSFLLVLSLLILVHEFGHFIVARRLGIKVLKFSFGFGPRLFGIIRGATDYCVSALPLGGFVKMLGEQPDEPVPDNEIKGSFSHRPVWQRAAIVFAGPLFNIIFAWAIFFVIFLSYGNPILLPDIGNVQAGSPAQKAGITKKDKIIAINGQPVKTWQEVSERIKKYPGHEISISIKRGEKLLDLIVKPNITRLKNIFGEEVKVPVIGISAAGDLKIEKLNPLEALAQASVKTWELTVLTAKGFLKIIQRAIPLSTLGGPIMIAQLAGEQAQLGLLNLFYFIAILSINLGLLNLLPIPVLDGGHLAFFTLEAIIGRPLSIKQMEFAQKIGMAILGTLMLFVFYNDIIRLLGIAHTVTTTP, encoded by the coding sequence ATGACGACGGTTTGGTCTTTTCTCTTGGTACTGAGTCTCCTTATCTTGGTCCATGAATTCGGTCACTTTATAGTAGCCAGACGCCTCGGCATAAAGGTACTAAAATTCTCCTTTGGTTTCGGACCAAGACTTTTTGGGATAATTCGCGGGGCTACAGATTACTGCGTCTCTGCCCTCCCGCTAGGCGGATTTGTAAAAATGCTCGGTGAGCAACCCGATGAACCCGTGCCCGATAATGAAATAAAAGGGTCATTTTCTCACAGGCCAGTGTGGCAAAGGGCGGCGATCGTATTCGCCGGGCCCCTATTCAATATCATCTTTGCGTGGGCTATTTTTTTTGTAATATTCCTTAGTTATGGAAATCCGATACTGCTCCCGGACATAGGTAATGTACAGGCTGGATCCCCTGCTCAAAAGGCTGGCATCACGAAAAAGGACAAGATAATCGCCATAAATGGTCAGCCGGTCAAGACATGGCAGGAGGTCTCTGAAAGGATAAAAAAATACCCAGGGCATGAGATATCTATATCAATAAAAAGGGGCGAAAAACTGCTTGACCTGATTGTCAAGCCAAACATAACCCGGCTCAAAAACATATTCGGCGAAGAGGTGAAGGTCCCTGTCATAGGCATCAGCGCCGCCGGAGACCTGAAAATAGAAAAGCTGAATCCGCTTGAGGCACTTGCCCAGGCATCGGTGAAGACATGGGAGCTTACCGTCCTTACAGCCAAGGGCTTTTTAAAAATCATCCAGAGGGCGATCCCGCTCTCTACACTTGGAGGTCCGATAATGATCGCCCAACTCGCCGGAGAACAGGCCCAGCTTGGGCTGCTGAACCTTTTTTATTTTATTGCCATACTAAGCATCAACCTGGGACTCTTAAACCTCTTACCCATACCAGTACTCGACGGCGGTCACCTTGCATTCTTTACACTCGAGGCCATAATAGGCCGCCCACTGTCGATAAAGCAGATGGAATTTGCACAAAAGATCGGCATGGCCATCCTGGGGACCCTAATGTTGTTTGTATTCTACAACGACATCATAAGACTTTTGGGCATAGCTCATACTGTCACAACAACCCCATAA
- the tsaB gene encoding tRNA (adenosine(37)-N6)-threonylcarbamoyltransferase complex dimerization subunit type 1 TsaB produces MITLALETSGPFGGIAVLKDRTLLGEITLSSGCGTYSKRLLRAIGWLFKDLIMEWSHINMIAVGLGPGSFTGLRIGLATAKGLAFSLGIPLIGVPTLDALAANIICCEGDIICPVLDAKKSQVYLAFYKGQMDGWHVRISRFQCLTPKEVLEQLPGRGRIFFLGDGAHLLGIKEDKELSLDRKAYLVPAHLARIKAENIGLIAWRRYMSGAVGSDIGTLRPIYVRPSDAELSRQI; encoded by the coding sequence ATGATCACGCTCGCGCTGGAGACATCTGGACCGTTTGGCGGGATTGCCGTGCTTAAAGACAGAACCCTTTTGGGAGAGATCACGCTTTCATCAGGCTGCGGGACCTACTCAAAAAGGCTCTTGAGGGCGATAGGTTGGCTATTCAAGGACCTCATAATGGAATGGTCCCATATAAATATGATAGCAGTAGGTCTCGGGCCTGGGAGTTTCACTGGGCTCAGGATAGGCCTTGCCACAGCAAAAGGCCTTGCTTTTTCGCTCGGCATCCCCCTTATTGGGGTCCCTACACTTGATGCACTTGCGGCCAACATCATATGCTGCGAAGGAGATATCATATGCCCTGTGCTCGATGCCAAAAAATCCCAGGTTTATCTGGCCTTTTATAAAGGGCAGATGGACGGCTGGCACGTAAGGATCAGTCGATTTCAGTGCCTAACCCCGAAAGAGGTCCTGGAACAACTCCCCGGTCGCGGTAGGATATTTTTTTTGGGCGACGGTGCGCATCTTCTGGGCATAAAAGAAGACAAAGAGCTCTCGCTAGACAGAAAAGCATATCTGGTACCAGCCCATCTCGCCCGTATAAAGGCGGAAAATATAGGCCTTATAGCCTGGCGTAGATACATGTCAGGAGCGGTCGGTAGCGATATCGGCACACTGAGGCCAATCTATGTACGCCCATCGGATGCTGAATTGTCAAGACAGATTTGA
- the amrA gene encoding AmmeMemoRadiSam system protein A, whose translation MTQIDQFSKEERRFLLELARKTIDAKLKDAPLSIPIVREPRLQRHSGVFVTLHKHGNLRGCIGTFVSNKPLYEQVMDMAISSAFHDPRFRPLTSQELKEIDIEISVLSPLRLISSINEIEIGTHGIYIISGPYSGVLLPQVATEYGWDRLTFLDQTCLKAGLAPGCWKDPATKIYIFSADIFSEQSEGLSP comes from the coding sequence ATGACACAAATAGATCAATTTAGCAAGGAAGAACGGCGTTTTTTGCTCGAACTCGCGAGAAAAACCATAGATGCTAAGCTGAAAGACGCCCCGCTAAGCATCCCGATCGTAAGGGAACCAAGACTGCAAAGACATTCTGGTGTCTTCGTCACTCTGCATAAGCATGGAAATCTTAGGGGCTGTATAGGTACATTCGTATCAAACAAACCCCTCTATGAACAAGTAATGGACATGGCCATATCAAGCGCCTTTCATGACCCTAGATTCAGACCATTGACGAGCCAGGAGCTCAAAGAAATAGACATAGAGATCTCAGTCTTGAGTCCCCTAAGGCTTATCAGCAGCATCAACGAGATAGAGATAGGGACACATGGCATCTATATAATAAGCGGACCTTACAGCGGCGTACTCCTGCCGCAGGTGGCCACTGAATACGGTTGGGACCGCCTGACATTTCTGGATCAAACATGTCTGAAAGCCGGACTGGCTCCTGGATGTTGGAAAGACCCTGCGACAAAGATATACATATTCAGCGCCGATATATTCAGCGAACAGTCTGAAGGTTTATCTCCCTGA
- a CDS encoding phosphatidate cytidylyltransferase — protein sequence MHRKRVITAAILALASLAVLSKGGHSGEMAFLFMVIAATALCLREYFAITFPCPNAVGRLGIIIGLLPVVCAIINPEPGAIAAGLYLALFSSILIFIPSVKIWPNPLLNWAAFLMGASYIGLCAAHLVLIRSLEAGREWVFFLFCVIFAGDVGAYYTGSAVGRHKLCPVLSKGKTIEGAAGGLVSSVIVGSGAGALLFNRTSPIFIGALAAALGITGQIGDLTESLVKRSFGVKDSGSLLPGHGGIFDRIDALLMATPMMYWILQLTEKYGLFQ from the coding sequence ATGCACAGGAAAAGGGTTATCACCGCTGCCATCCTTGCACTGGCGTCGTTGGCCGTTTTAAGCAAAGGCGGGCACAGCGGAGAGATGGCGTTTTTATTCATGGTGATCGCCGCAACCGCCTTATGTCTAAGGGAATATTTTGCAATTACATTCCCTTGTCCAAATGCAGTTGGCAGGCTCGGGATTATAATCGGACTCTTGCCAGTTGTATGTGCCATTATAAATCCTGAACCCGGCGCCATTGCTGCGGGACTTTACCTTGCGCTTTTCAGCAGCATTTTGATATTCATACCGTCCGTCAAGATATGGCCGAACCCCTTATTGAACTGGGCTGCATTCCTGATGGGCGCATCCTACATCGGCCTGTGTGCGGCCCATCTTGTCTTGATCAGATCGCTTGAGGCCGGAAGGGAATGGGTCTTCTTTCTCTTCTGTGTAATATTCGCCGGTGACGTAGGGGCCTATTATACAGGAAGCGCTGTCGGCAGGCACAAGCTGTGCCCTGTGCTAAGTAAAGGAAAAACGATAGAAGGGGCAGCAGGCGGCCTGGTAAGCAGCGTTATCGTAGGTTCAGGGGCTGGTGCCTTGCTCTTTAACAGGACAAGCCCCATATTCATTGGAGCGCTTGCGGCTGCGCTTGGAATAACAGGACAGATCGGCGATCTCACCGAATCACTCGTGAAGCGTTCATTCGGCGTAAAGGATTCAGGATCATTGCTGCCAGGTCACGGCGGTATCTTTGACAGGATAGACGCCCTCCTTATGGCGACACCCATGATGTACTGGATATTGCAACTTACTGAAAAATACGGTCTATTTCAATGA
- a CDS encoding 1-deoxy-D-xylulose-5-phosphate reductoisomerase, translated as MKTISVLGSTGSIGKNVLDVAARSNGQIKVVGLGAGKNIALLAEQIRLFRPRLVTVMTPELAKKLANTPGLPRTQILYGKAGYRALAQMPEVDIVVSAMVGAAGLIPTIAALDAGKDVALANKESLVTAGPLVKAIADKNNCRLLPVDSEHSAIFQCMAGNRKEDIKRLILTASGGPFKDMSQEEMANVTAEDAIKHPTWSMGAKISVDSATLMNKGLEVIEASCLFDIRVDLIDVLIHPQSIVHSMVEYSDGSIVAQMAVPDMRIPIAYALAWPERMKLDIPALDLTKTAPLTFERPSMDKFPCLSMAYRAAKVGGTATTILNGANEVAVEAFLEGRIGFNTIADIVNEVLSSIAPEEINGLDDVLRADALARLKADNLVQCMTSAPPSRSIIT; from the coding sequence ATGAAAACCATATCGGTCCTTGGTTCCACAGGTTCTATCGGCAAAAACGTCTTGGATGTAGCGGCCAGATCCAATGGACAAATCAAGGTAGTCGGGCTCGGCGCGGGCAAAAATATAGCACTCTTAGCAGAACAGATCAGGTTATTCAGGCCGCGCCTTGTTACGGTCATGACGCCTGAACTTGCCAAGAAGCTTGCAAACACGCCTGGTCTACCCAGGACACAAATCCTCTACGGCAAAGCCGGCTATAGGGCGCTGGCACAGATGCCAGAGGTTGACATAGTCGTCTCGGCCATGGTCGGGGCAGCCGGACTTATACCTACCATAGCCGCCTTGGATGCAGGGAAAGATGTAGCCCTTGCAAATAAGGAATCGCTGGTCACTGCAGGCCCGTTAGTAAAGGCCATCGCCGATAAAAACAATTGCAGGCTACTCCCTGTCGACAGTGAACACTCAGCCATATTCCAGTGTATGGCTGGAAACAGAAAGGAAGACATCAAGAGGCTTATTCTTACGGCTTCAGGGGGTCCATTCAAAGATATGTCTCAGGAGGAAATGGCAAATGTTACGGCCGAGGATGCAATCAAACATCCAACTTGGTCAATGGGCGCAAAGATATCCGTTGATTCAGCCACGCTTATGAATAAAGGGCTCGAGGTGATAGAGGCAAGCTGCCTCTTCGATATCAGGGTTGACTTGATCGACGTGCTCATCCACCCGCAGAGCATAGTCCACTCAATGGTTGAATATTCCGACGGTTCGATCGTGGCCCAGATGGCTGTTCCGGATATGCGCATACCCATAGCCTATGCACTTGCATGGCCGGAACGAATGAAACTGGACATTCCAGCCCTTGACCTTACAAAGACCGCTCCACTGACCTTTGAAAGGCCTTCAATGGATAAATTCCCATGCCTTTCCATGGCATATAGGGCGGCAAAGGTGGGCGGTACGGCCACCACCATATTGAACGGCGCAAACGAAGTGGCAGTTGAGGCCTTTCTTGAAGGACGTATCGGTTTCAATACAATAGCCGATATAGTAAACGAGGTACTCTCCTCTATCGCACCGGAGGAAATAAACGGACTTGACGATGTGTTGAGGGCGGACGCCCTGGCGAGGCTCAAAGCAGACAACCTTGTCCAATGCATGACCTCTGCGCCGCCATCCAGGAGCATAATAACATGA
- the coaD gene encoding pantetheine-phosphate adenylyltransferase, translating to MTKRIAVYPGTFDPVTNGHIDLIERALRLFDKIVIGIGTNPAKAPLFTLEERIEMIKDTVGVDGRIEVASFDGLLVDFAVRHGACAILRGLRAVSDFDYELQRALMNRKLARDIETVFLMTGFRWIYISSTIVKEAARFGGSLEDLVPPLVEERLREKFREINLQTVR from the coding sequence ATGACGAAGCGCATAGCCGTTTATCCCGGGACGTTTGATCCCGTTACGAATGGACATATAGACCTCATAGAGCGCGCCCTCAGGCTGTTTGATAAGATAGTCATTGGGATCGGCACGAATCCGGCAAAGGCGCCGCTTTTCACCCTTGAGGAGCGGATTGAGATGATAAAAGACACCGTTGGGGTGGATGGGCGTATTGAAGTTGCAAGCTTTGATGGTCTGTTGGTCGATTTCGCGGTTAGACACGGGGCTTGCGCGATTCTCCGCGGTTTGAGAGCAGTTTCTGACTTTGATTATGAGCTTCAGCGGGCGCTGATGAACCGCAAGCTTGCGCGTGATATAGAGACCGTATTTTTGATGACAGGTTTTCGTTGGATATATATAAGTTCTACTATTGTAAAAGAGGCGGCCCGTTTTGGCGGAAGCCTTGAAGACCTTGTGCCTCCTCTTGTAGAAGAAAGACTCAGAGAAAAGTTCAGGGAGATAAACCTTCAGACTGTTCGCTGA
- a CDS encoding class II fructose-bisphosphate aldolase encodes MTISQADRDFERALEIGRPPNIKKLFPNSRALIVSGKVIDRAMTEKGKAMTIAANARNRFVIRGALIAAQRASAAIIIEIAKSEGGQNAYCPVNYWNIACFVDQTMNELGVNVPVAVHADHYAIKGPKDIAQAKTEIPSIFDAGITSIAIDASHLPDDENLLANIALNPLIPKWAGLETEVGEIKGKEGLSTPDEALFLIKGLNAHGIFPDWIALNNGTTHGLEASAQGIQVGLTEEIHRVLSPYKVSGAQHGTSGNSSERLKEIASKTRTTKANVATALQMISWGLKVNDYGNAEMDEAGNFIKLEDEGVTEEMWQAMVAYAFEKGLKAGDYKKLNLVFDNKLMAQPREIRERMARRVEDFVYHLLVDVFNAANSAPLAIDAILSTGSYDLGPKASRVEDPADWTEDKIRQRAKGLNTNKGPAGSFDD; translated from the coding sequence ATGACGATAAGCCAGGCCGACAGAGATTTTGAACGCGCATTAGAGATCGGGCGTCCACCGAATATCAAAAAGCTCTTTCCCAATTCAAGGGCCTTGATTGTGAGCGGCAAGGTCATCGACAGGGCCATGACCGAAAAAGGCAAGGCCATGACCATAGCTGCGAATGCAAGGAATCGTTTTGTAATAAGGGGCGCGTTAATAGCTGCACAGCGGGCTAGTGCCGCTATTATCATTGAGATTGCAAAGTCAGAGGGCGGTCAGAATGCATATTGTCCTGTAAATTATTGGAACATCGCCTGTTTTGTGGATCAAACAATGAACGAGCTTGGGGTCAATGTGCCGGTTGCCGTACATGCCGATCATTATGCCATCAAGGGGCCAAAGGATATAGCGCAGGCCAAGACCGAGATACCCTCCATCTTTGACGCAGGGATCACATCGATAGCTATAGATGCATCGCATCTGCCTGACGACGAGAACCTTCTTGCCAATATAGCGCTGAATCCGCTTATTCCCAAATGGGCCGGGCTTGAGACGGAGGTTGGGGAGATAAAGGGCAAGGAGGGGCTTTCGACGCCGGATGAGGCCTTGTTTTTAATTAAAGGGCTTAATGCCCATGGGATATTCCCGGACTGGATCGCACTCAACAACGGGACTACGCATGGGCTTGAAGCAAGCGCTCAAGGGATACAAGTAGGGCTTACCGAGGAGATACATAGGGTCTTGTCCCCATATAAAGTTTCAGGCGCCCAGCATGGGACTTCGGGCAACAGCTCGGAGCGGCTAAAGGAGATAGCCTCAAAGACCAGGACCACCAAGGCCAACGTCGCAACAGCGCTCCAGATGATATCATGGGGTCTGAAGGTCAATGACTACGGTAACGCCGAGATGGATGAGGCTGGGAATTTCATAAAACTGGAAGACGAAGGCGTCACAGAGGAGATGTGGCAGGCTATGGTTGCATATGCCTTTGAAAAAGGTCTTAAGGCTGGGGACTACAAGAAATTAAATCTCGTTTTCGACAATAAACTTATGGCGCAGCCGAGGGAGATAAGAGAGAGGATGGCGAGGAGGGTGGAAGATTTTGTATATCATCTCTTGGTCGATGTCTTCAATGCCGCCAATTCCGCGCCCCTTGCTATAGATGCCATACTTTCCACTGGTTCTTATGACCTTGGTCCGAAGGCCTCAAGGGTCGAAGACCCTGCGGATTGGACTGAAGACAAGATAAGACAGAGGGCAAAGGGGCTTAACACCAACAAGGGTCCAGCCGGCAGTTTTGACGATTAG